From Veillonella dispar, one genomic window encodes:
- the ahpC gene encoding alkyl hydroperoxide reductase subunit C: MSIIGKQLPEFTLDAFKKPELVKVSTADVLGKWSIFVFYPADFTFVCPTELEDVQNSYAELKELGCEVYSVSCDSEFVHKAWSDASPSINKIEYYMLADKKHELADFFDVFQEESAMAYRGTFVVDPEGFVRTAEIHDMGIGRSAEELVRKVQAAQFVAKHGDQVCPARWKPGKDTLKPGLDLVGKI, from the coding sequence ATGTCTATTATTGGTAAACAACTTCCTGAATTTACTCTAGATGCTTTCAAAAAACCTGAATTAGTAAAAGTTAGTACTGCAGATGTGTTGGGCAAATGGTCCATCTTCGTATTCTATCCAGCAGACTTCACATTTGTTTGCCCTACAGAATTAGAAGACGTACAAAACTCTTATGCAGAATTGAAAGAACTAGGTTGCGAAGTTTACTCCGTATCTTGTGACTCTGAATTCGTTCACAAAGCATGGTCTGATGCTTCTCCAAGCATTAATAAAATCGAGTACTACATGTTAGCTGATAAAAAACATGAATTAGCTGATTTCTTCGACGTATTCCAAGAAGAATCCGCTATGGCTTACCGTGGTACATTCGTAGTAGATCCAGAAGGTTTCGTTCGTACAGCTGAAATCCATGACATGGGTATCGGCCGTTCTGCTGAAGAATTGGTTCGTAAAGTACAAGCGGCTCAATTCGTAGCAAAACATGGTGACCAAGTGTGTCCTGCACGTTGGAAACCAGGTAAAGACACATTGAAACCAGGTCTTGATCTCGTAGGTAAAATCTAA
- a CDS encoding low temperature requirement protein A → MTTLIKHKRVEFSELYYDLVFVFAISKATALIHPLHSVVLSWDSLLDFFISVMVIINSWMIQTIYTNRYGKNSLFNMVIMFINMGLLLFISNMIGYNWQQWYYHTCWAVGTLTLTLFFQYLVEFFRESTDNANRESIKGFLWLTGLQSLGAYLAALFPIYVGVYIFIASILLTFIVPIFLITKDEHFQVNLPHIIERVSLLVIITFGEMVINLVSFFTAESFSIYSVLNFIIMLSLFLFYFGEFDHAIDEKSNQKGLFQIYSHYPIFIGLMLMTVAMGFLLNPEANLLASISFFYIGIGLFQAAVLANGPYNKHYLSYSKSYYCIQATLYLVALILALVFASNPIIVLSVATIFALAIASHFIYFYVTQNKKYSKSNWGIF, encoded by the coding sequence ATGACAACTCTTATTAAACATAAACGTGTAGAATTTTCAGAACTTTATTATGACCTAGTTTTTGTTTTTGCAATTTCAAAAGCAACTGCTTTAATTCACCCTCTTCATAGCGTTGTTTTGTCTTGGGATTCTTTACTTGATTTCTTCATCTCTGTCATGGTTATCATCAATTCCTGGATGATTCAAACCATTTATACCAATCGCTATGGAAAGAACTCGTTATTTAATATGGTAATCATGTTTATCAACATGGGACTTCTGCTCTTTATATCCAATATGATTGGATACAATTGGCAACAATGGTACTATCATACCTGTTGGGCTGTTGGCACATTAACCCTTACCTTATTTTTTCAATATTTGGTTGAATTTTTTAGAGAATCAACCGATAATGCTAATCGGGAAAGTATCAAAGGTTTTCTATGGTTAACAGGTCTACAAAGTTTAGGAGCCTATCTGGCAGCTCTTTTTCCTATTTACGTTGGAGTCTATATCTTTATTGCTAGTATTCTGCTAACATTTATTGTGCCAATTTTCTTGATTACTAAAGATGAGCATTTCCAGGTAAATCTTCCCCATATAATCGAGCGCGTCTCCCTTCTTGTCATTATTACGTTTGGAGAGATGGTTATTAATCTAGTTAGCTTCTTTACAGCCGAGAGTTTCTCGATTTATTCGGTTCTAAATTTCATTATCATGCTTTCTCTGTTCCTGTTTTATTTTGGTGAATTTGACCATGCTATTGATGAAAAATCTAATCAAAAGGGACTATTTCAAATTTACAGTCACTATCCTATTTTCATTGGGCTTATGTTGATGACAGTTGCGATGGGTTTTCTTCTGAATCCTGAAGCTAATCTTCTCGCTTCAATCAGCTTCTTTTATATCGGAATTGGCCTCTTCCAAGCTGCTGTCCTAGCAAATGGGCCCTATAACAAACACTATCTTAGCTATTCGAAAAGTTACTACTGTATCCAAGCGACACTCTATCTGGTTGCCTTGATTCTGGCTTTGGTTTTCGCTTCTAATCCTATAATAGTGCTGAGTGTTGCAACCATTTTTGCTCTAGCTATAGCTAGTCATTTTATTTATTTTTATGTGACACAGAATAAAAAATATTCCAAATCTAACTGGGGGATATTTTAA
- a CDS encoding subtype B tannase, with the protein MKSSRKRKVTAAFFAAAALGGVAHAAPTLNMNDLVGSNTTTESTTQGTTNVATPVVRPMATQPTPATTQPIVVAPQQAAVKPIQAQPMAPVRVAPPQMVPTQAQPVMQTQQVMQPSATTQADPKVTPLIPRVRPVPVNDIAKALSDQQRAVSQPQYVVNKQTNAVMEPTLAMHSLMNVQRKTEPVTVQKQVDGKQQVQTTQVQRTPVMVQQESTTPLVIANTTQTKAVVAKQKLTIRDIQRAERERLAQLAAEEAAQQSGANQVDQQMVAQKQAEAQRQAVILAEQQRQMAMQAEQQRVAQQQAEAQRQATMQAEQQRLAAQQAETQRQAALRAEQERIAAEQAEQARIAEAQRQAAEQERLRIQEEQRRIAAQQQAEQQRLAAQQAEAQRQAALQAEQQRLAAEQAEAQRQAALQAEQQRIAAEQAEAQRQAAMQAEQQRIAAEQAEAQRQAALKAEQQRIAAEQAEAQRQAAIQAEQQRLAAQQAEQARIAEAQRQAALKAEQDRIAAQQAEQQRIAAEQAEAQRQAALQAEQQRIAAEQAEAQRQAALKAEQERIAAEQAEQQRIAAEPAKAEREAAIKAEQDRIAAQQAEMARQVAIKEEQERLAAEQLAKEEAEAAAKAQAESAAKAQAEAEAKAKAEAEAAAKAQAEAEAKAKAKAEAEAAAKAQAEAEAKAKAEAEAQAKAQENKLPQSYVDARNEASTKGAGVTEDKNILSQPMEPPLQADTSAKISLAFDVKNYESMSTTVDNKEIKYRAFEYIPYVANPIDIDQQYMNIYVPEEYFNNGTVNGYNTQTAPIFMPNAVGGYMPSQAMTPKVENGKPNSVLYALSRGYVVASPATRGRTNKASDGNFIGKAPAVIVDLQAATAYLHANDSTMPGNANRIITNGTSAGGAVSLLQGATGNNSDFQPYLQALGAATAATNVYAVSAYAPITNLDAADMAYEWSYKGITSFNKVTMGQGELPQANVGGNTAPPQRTMQRVNLNADDVAYSNLLSEHFPEYVNNLQLHDSMGRVLKLDKNGNGTFKNYVKAFIIDAANKAQAKGTDLSKHTYFVRDNKTGDIKDINWEAYNQFVSRSKAPGAFDSRSNDSGENSLFGTSATDNNHFTITAALHDTTPNQDVYVENAKIVTMMNPMNYLGSPAATNARYYRIRYGTADSNTSVAIPLIVGTRAQNLGYNVDMATPFDVDHSGDYDLDELFNWMDNIVKNGR; encoded by the coding sequence ATGAAATCATCTAGGAAACGTAAGGTTACCGCTGCATTTTTTGCAGCTGCAGCGTTGGGTGGTGTTGCCCACGCAGCCCCTACCCTCAATATGAATGATTTGGTAGGTTCGAACACTACCACTGAATCAACGACGCAAGGTACTACAAATGTAGCAACCCCAGTCGTGCGACCTATGGCTACTCAGCCTACCCCTGCAACTACACAACCAATAGTTGTTGCACCACAACAGGCAGCCGTAAAACCTATACAGGCACAACCAATGGCTCCGGTTCGCGTAGCACCACCTCAAATGGTTCCTACACAAGCACAACCGGTAATGCAAACACAACAAGTTATGCAACCAAGTGCTACCACACAAGCGGATCCAAAGGTAACACCTTTAATTCCCCGTGTACGTCCAGTACCGGTAAACGATATAGCAAAAGCTTTATCTGATCAACAAAGAGCCGTTTCACAGCCACAATATGTTGTTAATAAACAAACTAATGCTGTAATGGAACCAACATTGGCTATGCATAGCTTGATGAATGTACAACGTAAAACTGAACCTGTTACAGTACAAAAACAAGTTGATGGCAAACAGCAAGTACAAACGACACAGGTACAACGTACTCCTGTAATGGTTCAACAAGAATCTACAACACCTTTAGTTATTGCTAATACAACTCAAACTAAAGCCGTTGTAGCAAAACAAAAGTTAACTATTCGAGATATTCAACGTGCAGAACGTGAAAGATTAGCTCAACTAGCAGCTGAAGAAGCAGCACAACAATCAGGTGCAAATCAAGTTGATCAGCAAATGGTTGCGCAAAAGCAAGCTGAAGCACAACGTCAAGCGGTAATTCTAGCAGAACAACAACGTCAAATGGCTATGCAGGCAGAACAGCAACGCGTAGCACAACAACAAGCCGAGGCGCAACGTCAAGCGACTATGCAAGCCGAACAACAACGTTTGGCGGCTCAACAAGCTGAGACTCAACGCCAAGCGGCTCTAAGAGCTGAGCAAGAACGTATTGCCGCGGAGCAAGCTGAACAAGCTCGTATCGCAGAAGCTCAACGTCAAGCTGCAGAACAAGAACGTCTTCGTATCCAAGAAGAACAACGCCGTATTGCAGCGCAACAACAAGCTGAACAACAACGTTTGGCAGCTCAACAAGCTGAAGCTCAACGTCAAGCGGCTTTGCAAGCTGAACAACAACGTTTAGCTGCAGAGCAAGCTGAAGCTCAACGACAAGCGGCTTTGCAAGCTGAACAACAACGTATTGCTGCAGAGCAAGCTGAGGCTCAACGTCAAGCAGCTATGCAAGCGGAACAACAACGTATCGCTGCAGAGCAAGCTGAGGCTCAACGCCAAGCTGCCTTAAAAGCTGAACAACAACGTATTGCTGCTGAACAAGCTGAAGCTCAACGTCAAGCTGCTATACAAGCAGAGCAACAACGTTTAGCTGCTCAACAAGCTGAACAAGCTCGTATCGCTGAAGCTCAACGCCAAGCTGCCTTAAAAGCTGAACAAGATCGCATTGCAGCTCAACAAGCAGAGCAACAACGTATCGCTGCAGAACAAGCTGAAGCTCAACGCCAAGCGGCTTTGCAAGCAGAACAACAACGTATTGCAGCAGAGCAAGCTGAAGCTCAACGACAAGCTGCCTTAAAAGCTGAACAAGAGCGTATCGCAGCAGAGCAAGCTGAACAACAACGTATTGCTGCCGAACCAGCTAAAGCTGAACGTGAAGCAGCAATCAAAGCAGAACAAGATCGCATTGCTGCACAACAAGCAGAAATGGCAAGACAAGTTGCCATCAAAGAAGAGCAAGAACGTTTAGCTGCCGAGCAATTAGCAAAAGAAGAAGCAGAGGCTGCTGCTAAAGCACAAGCTGAATCTGCTGCTAAGGCTCAAGCTGAAGCAGAGGCAAAAGCTAAAGCTGAAGCGGAAGCCGCCGCTAAAGCTCAAGCTGAAGCAGAGGCAAAAGCTAAAGCTAAAGCTGAAGCGGAAGCTGCCGCTAAGGCTCAAGCTGAGGCAGAAGCAAAAGCTAAAGCCGAAGCTGAGGCACAAGCTAAAGCTCAAGAAAATAAATTACCTCAATCTTATGTAGATGCTCGTAATGAAGCTTCCACAAAAGGTGCTGGTGTAACGGAAGATAAAAATATTCTTTCTCAACCAATGGAACCACCATTACAAGCCGATACATCTGCGAAGATTAGCCTTGCTTTCGACGTGAAAAATTACGAATCCATGTCTACTACAGTAGATAATAAGGAAATCAAATATCGCGCCTTCGAATATATCCCTTACGTGGCTAATCCAATCGATATCGATCAACAGTACATGAACATTTATGTACCAGAAGAATACTTCAACAATGGCACTGTAAATGGTTACAATACGCAAACAGCCCCTATCTTCATGCCAAATGCGGTAGGTGGTTATATGCCAAGCCAAGCTATGACTCCAAAAGTGGAAAATGGCAAACCTAATAGTGTTCTTTACGCATTATCCCGTGGCTATGTAGTAGCTTCCCCGGCTACCCGTGGTCGTACAAATAAAGCATCCGATGGCAACTTTATCGGTAAAGCGCCTGCAGTTATTGTTGACTTACAAGCTGCAACAGCATACTTACATGCTAACGATTCCACAATGCCAGGTAATGCAAATCGTATCATCACTAATGGTACAAGTGCTGGTGGTGCTGTATCCTTATTGCAAGGTGCCACTGGTAACAACTCTGACTTCCAACCATATTTACAAGCATTAGGTGCTGCTACAGCGGCAACCAATGTATATGCAGTTTCTGCCTATGCGCCTATTACAAACCTTGATGCGGCTGATATGGCCTATGAATGGAGCTATAAAGGTATTACATCTTTCAATAAAGTAACGATGGGCCAAGGCGAATTGCCTCAAGCCAACGTAGGTGGTAATACAGCTCCTCCGCAACGTACAATGCAACGTGTAAACTTGAATGCTGATGATGTAGCATACTCTAACTTACTAAGTGAACACTTCCCAGAATACGTAAACAATTTACAATTGCATGACTCTATGGGGCGTGTATTGAAACTAGATAAGAATGGCAATGGTACTTTCAAAAATTATGTGAAAGCATTCATCATCGATGCAGCTAATAAAGCACAAGCTAAAGGTACTGATTTATCTAAACATACATACTTTGTACGAGATAATAAAACAGGCGATATTAAAGATATTAACTGGGAAGCTTATAATCAATTTGTAAGTCGTTCTAAAGCACCAGGTGCATTCGACTCCCGTTCTAATGACTCTGGCGAGAATAGCCTATTCGGTACAAGTGCTACAGATAATAATCACTTTACAATTACTGCTGCATTACACGATACAACACCTAACCAAGATGTATACGTAGAAAATGCTAAAATCGTTACTATGATGAATCCAATGAACTATCTCGGTTCTCCAGCAGCGACAAATGCACGCTACTATCGTATTCGCTATGGTACAGCTGATAGCAATACATCCGTAGCCATCCCATTGATTGTAGGTACACGTGCTCAAAACCTTGGGTACAACGTAGATATGGCAACACCATTTGATGTAGACCATTCTGGCGACTACGATTTAGACGAATTATTCAACTGGATGGACAATATCGTTAAAAACGGTAGATAA
- the cysK gene encoding cysteine synthase A, giving the protein MSNIAKSFVELIGKTPLLAATRFGKKYGADANIFAKLEYFNPGGSVKDRIAAAIIQAAVESGELQPGGTIVEATSGNTGIGLSAVGAALGYKVVIVMPETMSIERRKLMLGYGAQLVLTDGSLGMKGAIAKAKEIVTATAGAIEAGQFVNQANPAIHYKTTGPEIWQDTDGTVDIYVAGVGTGGTLTGAGRYLKEQNPDVKIVAVEPTDSPVLSNGKPGPHKIQGLGAGFIPDTLDTSIYDEVIQVTNDDAFATSQAFGHTEGILVGISSGAALWAAQELAKRPENKGKNIVVILPDTGERYLSTALFPEV; this is encoded by the coding sequence ATGTCTAATATTGCAAAATCTTTCGTTGAATTAATTGGTAAAACACCTTTGTTGGCAGCTACACGTTTTGGTAAAAAATATGGCGCAGATGCAAATATTTTTGCTAAATTGGAATACTTTAATCCAGGTGGCTCTGTTAAAGATCGTATTGCTGCAGCAATTATTCAAGCAGCTGTTGAATCTGGTGAATTACAACCAGGTGGTACAATCGTAGAAGCTACATCTGGTAACACTGGTATCGGTTTATCCGCTGTTGGTGCTGCTCTTGGCTATAAAGTTGTAATCGTAATGCCAGAAACAATGTCCATCGAACGCCGTAAATTGATGCTTGGCTATGGTGCTCAACTCGTGTTGACTGATGGCTCTCTTGGCATGAAAGGTGCTATTGCAAAAGCTAAAGAAATCGTAACAGCTACAGCTGGTGCCATCGAGGCGGGTCAATTCGTAAATCAAGCAAACCCAGCAATTCACTATAAAACAACTGGTCCTGAAATCTGGCAAGATACAGATGGTACAGTAGATATCTACGTAGCTGGTGTTGGTACAGGCGGTACTTTGACTGGTGCAGGTCGTTATTTAAAAGAACAAAACCCTGACGTAAAAATTGTGGCTGTTGAACCAACTGATTCCCCAGTATTGTCCAATGGCAAACCTGGTCCTCACAAAATCCAAGGCTTAGGCGCTGGCTTCATTCCTGATACTTTAGATACTTCCATTTATGATGAAGTAATCCAAGTAACTAATGATGATGCATTTGCTACATCTCAAGCATTTGGTCATACAGAAGGTATCCTAGTTGGTATTTCCTCTGGTGCTGCTCTTTGGGCTGCTCAAGAATTGGCTAAACGTCCTGAGAATAAAGGCAAAAACATCGTAGTAATTCTTCCTGATACAGGTGAACGCTACTTGTCCACTGCATTATTCCCAGAAGTATAA
- a CDS encoding CTP synthase, whose amino-acid sequence MATKYIFVTGGVVSSLGKGITAASLGRLLKNRGFNVTIQKFDPYINIDPGTMSPYQHGEVFVTDDGAETDLDLGHYERFIDINLSKRSNITAGKVYWSVINKERKGDYLGSTVQVIPHITNEIKQNVYRVGKEDNADVVITEIGGTVGDIESLPFMEAIRQVKKEVGRNDVLYIHVTLVPYINAAGELKTKPTQHSVKELRSIGIQPDILVCRSEKHISDEMKEKLALFCDVEPEAVIENQTCSSIYEVPLMMQDQGLDDIVIKKLGLEERPCDMAEWKEMVHKILNPSKDITVAIVGKYVALHDAYLSVVEALDHAGIATGTKVNIRWIDSEELDDTSVDPKEVFDGVEGIIVPGGFGSRGVEGKIRTIQYARENNIPYLGLCLGMQSAVMEFARNVCGMEGATSSEFDENAKYKVIDLMSDQVDVDKKGGTMRLGIYPCKVEAGTKTHEAYGEDLIYERHRHRYEFNNEYRQQLTDAGLVISGTSPDGRLVESIEVKNHPFFIGTQAHPELKSRPNNAHPLFRGFVDAILELKK is encoded by the coding sequence ATGGCAACTAAGTATATTTTCGTAACTGGCGGCGTTGTTTCTTCTCTTGGTAAAGGGATTACAGCAGCATCCTTGGGTCGCTTGCTTAAAAACCGCGGTTTCAATGTAACGATTCAAAAATTTGACCCATACATTAATATCGACCCTGGTACGATGAGCCCTTACCAACACGGTGAAGTATTCGTAACAGATGACGGTGCTGAAACTGACCTCGATTTGGGTCACTATGAACGCTTTATCGATATTAACCTTAGTAAACGTTCTAACATTACAGCAGGTAAAGTGTACTGGTCTGTAATCAATAAAGAACGTAAAGGTGATTACTTGGGCAGCACTGTACAAGTAATTCCACACATTACAAATGAAATCAAACAAAACGTATACCGCGTAGGTAAAGAGGATAACGCAGATGTAGTTATCACTGAAATCGGCGGTACTGTAGGTGATATTGAAAGCTTGCCATTTATGGAAGCTATCCGCCAAGTGAAAAAAGAAGTAGGCCGTAATGATGTACTTTACATTCACGTAACATTGGTACCTTACATCAATGCAGCAGGCGAGTTGAAAACTAAACCTACACAACACAGCGTAAAAGAATTGCGCAGCATTGGTATTCAACCAGATATCTTGGTATGCCGCAGCGAAAAACATATTTCTGATGAAATGAAAGAAAAACTTGCTTTGTTCTGTGACGTAGAACCAGAAGCAGTTATTGAAAATCAAACTTGTAGCTCCATCTATGAAGTGCCATTGATGATGCAAGACCAAGGTCTTGATGACATTGTTATCAAAAAATTAGGCCTTGAAGAACGCCCTTGCGATATGGCTGAATGGAAAGAAATGGTTCATAAAATCTTGAACCCTAGTAAAGACATTACAGTTGCTATCGTTGGTAAATATGTAGCATTACATGATGCGTATTTATCCGTAGTTGAAGCTCTAGATCATGCTGGTATTGCTACGGGTACTAAAGTAAATATTCGTTGGATTGACTCCGAAGAACTTGATGATACATCTGTAGATCCTAAAGAGGTATTTGATGGTGTTGAAGGTATCATCGTACCTGGTGGATTTGGTTCCCGTGGTGTAGAAGGTAAAATCCGCACAATCCAATACGCTCGTGAAAACAATATTCCATATCTTGGTCTATGCCTTGGCATGCAATCTGCAGTAATGGAATTTGCTCGCAACGTATGTGGTATGGAAGGTGCTACATCTAGCGAATTTGACGAAAATGCTAAGTACAAAGTAATCGACTTGATGAGTGATCAAGTGGATGTAGATAAAAAAGGCGGTACAATGCGCCTAGGTATCTATCCATGCAAAGTAGAAGCAGGTACAAAAACTCATGAAGCTTATGGCGAAGATTTGATTTATGAACGTCATCGTCATCGCTATGAGTTTAACAATGAATATCGTCAACAATTGACTGATGCGGGACTTGTTATCTCTGGTACATCTCCAGATGGTCGCCTTGTGGAAAGTATTGAAGTGAAAAACCATCCATTCTTCATCGGTACACAAGCGCATCCAGAACTTAAATCCCGTCCGAATAATGCACATCCATTATTCCGCGGCTTCGTAGATGCGATTTTGGAACTTAAAAAATAG
- a CDS encoding helix-turn-helix domain-containing protein, whose amino-acid sequence MSKYTKEVKEKVISLFEKGLSPFRIATELSIPESTVRNWIYKFNLSHNLDHKISKQVFSAGFKRKVLETRWKNKLSFKETAELFNLDNPSLIAAWQKRYLDDGIFGLQPKPKGRSPMKTKKEIKTQIDSTQKSDKERIKLKLKGMSPVEYRTHSQKVA is encoded by the coding sequence ATGTCGAAATACACAAAAGAAGTTAAAGAAAAAGTCATTAGCCTTTTTGAAAAAGGATTAAGCCCCTTTAGAATTGCTACGGAGCTTTCAATTCCTGAAAGTACTGTAAGAAACTGGATATACAAGTTTAACCTTAGTCATAATTTGGACCATAAAATTAGTAAACAAGTATTTTCAGCAGGTTTTAAACGTAAAGTTCTTGAAACTAGGTGGAAAAATAAGTTATCCTTTAAAGAAACAGCAGAATTATTTAATTTAGACAACCCTAGTCTAATTGCAGCATGGCAAAAGCGGTATTTAGATGACGGAATTTTTGGGTTGCAACCCAAGCCTAAAGGTAGATCACCTATGAAGACTAAGAAAGAAATTAAAACACAAATAGATTCAACCCAAAAATCAGATAAGGAACGCATTAAGCTCAAATTAAAAGGAATGAGTCCGGTAGAATACCGAACTCATTCCCAAAAAGTAGCTTAA
- the argS gene encoding arginine--tRNA ligase translates to MEMKEILKSGIEQALQDTINSGGLPAGEYPEIVLEVPPQKEFGDFSTNIAMQSARVARQNPRAIAEALISHMNFDWLERAEVAGAGFINFFLKSDMVYDTLKAILNAGDQYGVQPLRARDTIQVEYVSANPTGPLHVGHGRGAAYGSALVNLLRAAGYNVQSEYYINDAGNQIDNMAISIEYRFQELQGATLVFPPKRNEDGSMPEFDIPEGALVFPENGYRGPDIIETAKTIAEREGFDKLNAMNEADRVALFKEEGLKEKLARLEETLSNFRVTFDNWFSERTVHEADEIHHSVEALKALGKVYEKDGALWLKSTDYGDDKDRVVIRDNGVPTYLAADIAYHRNKYDRGFKEMIDIWGADHHGYVCRVKAAMAAFGYDPDKLTVLLLQMVALFRDGQLVKLSKRSGDSVTLDELIEEVGVDASRYFFLMRSLDSQLDFDINLAKSRSNDNPVYYIQYAHARIHSIYNQVREAGIAFGDYSETDFTTLTSEMELELIKKLAEYPEEVVQSAEHHAPHRIARYLFDLASMFHSFYRQGRIIGVDPALQQARLGLITAIALVLRQGLGILGISAPEKM, encoded by the coding sequence ATGGAAATGAAGGAAATCCTGAAATCGGGGATTGAACAGGCATTACAAGATACGATTAACAGCGGTGGCTTACCAGCTGGGGAATATCCAGAAATCGTTCTCGAAGTGCCACCTCAAAAAGAATTCGGTGATTTTTCTACAAACATTGCAATGCAATCCGCTCGTGTAGCTCGTCAAAACCCTCGTGCTATTGCAGAGGCTTTGATTAGCCATATGAATTTTGATTGGCTCGAACGTGCTGAGGTTGCTGGTGCAGGTTTCATCAACTTCTTCTTGAAATCTGATATGGTATACGATACGTTGAAAGCTATTTTAAATGCTGGCGATCAGTATGGCGTTCAACCATTGCGTGCACGCGATACGATTCAAGTAGAGTACGTAAGTGCGAACCCAACAGGTCCGTTACATGTCGGACATGGTCGTGGTGCTGCGTATGGTAGTGCCCTTGTAAACTTGTTGCGTGCAGCAGGTTACAATGTACAATCCGAGTACTACATCAATGATGCAGGTAACCAAATCGATAATATGGCTATCTCCATTGAGTACCGTTTCCAAGAGTTGCAAGGTGCTACATTAGTGTTCCCACCTAAGCGCAACGAAGATGGTTCCATGCCTGAATTCGATATTCCAGAAGGGGCTCTCGTATTCCCTGAAAATGGCTACCGTGGTCCTGATATTATCGAGACTGCAAAAACTATTGCAGAACGCGAAGGCTTCGATAAATTAAATGCTATGAACGAAGCTGATCGTGTAGCATTGTTTAAAGAAGAGGGCTTAAAAGAAAAATTAGCTCGCTTAGAGGAAACATTAAGCAATTTCCGTGTTACTTTCGATAATTGGTTCTCTGAACGTACTGTTCATGAAGCTGATGAAATTCATCACTCCGTAGAGGCGTTAAAGGCTCTTGGCAAAGTGTATGAAAAAGACGGTGCATTGTGGTTGAAATCTACTGACTATGGTGATGATAAAGACCGCGTAGTTATTCGTGATAATGGAGTTCCTACATATTTAGCAGCAGATATTGCATACCACCGCAATAAATATGATCGTGGATTCAAAGAAATGATTGATATTTGGGGCGCTGACCATCATGGTTATGTATGCCGTGTAAAAGCTGCTATGGCTGCTTTTGGTTATGACCCAGATAAACTAACAGTATTATTGTTACAAATGGTAGCATTGTTCCGCGATGGACAACTCGTTAAATTATCTAAACGTAGCGGTGATAGCGTTACATTAGATGAATTGATTGAAGAGGTTGGCGTAGATGCATCTCGTTACTTCTTCTTGATGCGTTCTCTAGATAGCCAACTTGATTTTGATATTAACTTGGCTAAATCTCGTAGCAATGATAACCCAGTATATTATATTCAATATGCTCATGCCCGTATTCACAGCATTTACAACCAAGTGCGTGAAGCAGGCATTGCATTTGGTGATTATAGTGAAACTGATTTCACAACGCTTACAAGCGAAATGGAATTAGAATTGATTAAAAAATTAGCTGAATATCCAGAAGAGGTCGTTCAATCTGCCGAACATCATGCACCACATCGTATTGCTCGTTACTTATTCGATTTGGCAAGCATGTTCCATTCCTTCTATCGTCAAGGTCGTATCATTGGCGTAGATCCAGCGTTGCAACAAGCTCGTCTAGGATTAATCACAGCGATTGCCCTCGTACTTCGTCAAGGCTTGGGTATTTTAGGTATTTCCGCTCCGGAAAAAATGTAA
- a CDS encoding RrF2 family transcriptional regulator, with protein MRISTKGRYALMVLIDLAEQGQDKPVSLRSVAERQGISEKYLEGIVARLGAANLVDSIRGKYGGYRLSKSPKEYTIIEILLATEESMAIISTLDEGVSTDTVINERTVGFWAGLQNYIHDYLENVTLQDVIDGTYAKLDTKYDNWDGSI; from the coding sequence ATGAGGATTTCCACAAAAGGTCGCTATGCATTGATGGTTCTCATCGATTTAGCAGAGCAAGGTCAGGATAAACCGGTTTCCTTGCGATCCGTTGCAGAACGACAAGGTATATCTGAGAAATACCTTGAGGGTATTGTGGCTCGTTTGGGTGCCGCTAACCTAGTGGATAGTATTCGTGGTAAATACGGAGGCTATCGCTTATCTAAAAGCCCTAAAGAGTACACTATTATTGAAATTTTGCTTGCCACGGAAGAATCCATGGCTATTATCTCCACTCTTGATGAAGGGGTGAGTACTGATACAGTAATCAATGAGAGAACTGTTGGTTTCTGGGCGGGATTACAAAACTATATTCATGATTATCTAGAAAACGTAACTCTTCAAGATGTAATTGATGGAACTTACGCTAAACTTGATACAAAATATGATAATTGGGATGGTTCTATTTAA